CAGGTCGAGCGCCTGGCAGATGGAGGCGACGAGCTCCGAGCTCGCTTCCTTCTCACCGCGCTCGATCTCGCTGAGATAGCCGAGGGAGACCGATGCCCGGGCGGAGATGTCCCGCAGGGTGCTCCCCCGGGCGCGCCGCGCACTGCGGAGCACGTCACCGAGCTCTTCTCTCAGCAGCACCATCGGTCCACCTCCTCATGTCCTTCGTCACGCTCCACCGTACATCGGCGCCCCGTCAGCCGGACAGGGTGACCTCGTGGCCGAGGTCGAGCGCGGCCTCCACGGCTGCGCCGCGCACCCGCGCCCGGTCTCCGGTCAACGCCAGCAGGCGTGCCGTCACTCCCGTCGGGGTCGCGCACGCCAGCCAGACGGTCCCGGCCGGGTGCCCCTCGCTCGGTCCGGGGCCCGCGACACCGGTCGTCGCGATCGCGACGTCCACACCGAGCACGCGGCACGCCCCGAGGGCCATCTGCGAGGCGACCTCCCGATGGACCGTGCCGACGCGATCCACCAGGTCCGCCTCGACCCCCAGCACCTCGATCTTCAGGCCCGGGTCGTAGGCGACCACGGAGCCGTGGAAGACCCGCGAGGCGCCCGGCACCGCGACGAGCGTCGCCGCCAGCAGGCCCCCGGTCAGTGACTCGGCGGTGCCGAGCGACCAGCCCCGGGCCGCCAGGGACTCGAGGAGACCGCCGGCCCCGGGGGGCGGGTCAGCGCCCACCGGCCGCCTTGCGGTCGCGCTTCATCCGCGCCCGGTCGCTCGTCGTGCGCAGCTTCAGTGCCTTGACGACGTAGTCGACTCCGGTCGCGATCGTCACGAGCAGCGCGGCGAGGAGGACGCCCCCGGCCAGGAGCCGGAAGAGGTCCTCCAGCGGGAAGGTGTGCAGCGGCATGACGAAGAGGCCGATCGCCAGGGCCTGCAGGAAGGTCTTGATCTTGCCGCCGCGGCTGGCCGGCATGACCCCGTGACGGATGACCCAGAAGCGCACTGCGGTGATCCCCAGCTCCCGGGCGAGGATGATGACGGTGACCCACCACGGGATCTCGTCGATCATCGCCAGGGTGATGAAGCCGGCGCCCGTGAGCGCCTTGTCGGCGATCGGGTCGGCGACCTTGCCGAAGGTGGTGACGAGCCCCTTGGCGCGGGCCAGGTCACCGTCGATCCGGTCGGTGATGATCGCGACGGCGAAGACGCCCCAGGCCCACCACCGTGAGGCCGTGTCGTCACCACCGTGGCGCAGGACCAGCCACACGAAGACGGGCACGAGCAGGATGCGCAGGACCGTCAGGGCGTTGGGGAGGTTCCACGGGCTCGGCTCGGCGGCCGTGGTCCCCGCCTCGGTCGACGGCGTCCGGTCGTTGGTCACGCCGCCACCTCCGCCACGAGGTCGATCCCCTCGGTGCCGACGACCGTGGCCGTGACGATCGTGCCCGGGAGGAGGCCCTCGAGCGACCCGGTGAGCAGGGTCGCCCCGTCGATGTCCGGACCCTGGTGGTCCGCACGCCCGGAGACCTCACCGGTGTCCGCGTCGACCTCCTCGACGAGCACCGTCACCGTCTCCCCGATGCGCTCCTCCGCCCGCTGGGCGGTCAGCTCCTCGACGAGACGCGTGACCCGGTCGACGCGCTCGGCGATGACGTCGGGCTCGACCTTGCCGGTCAGGCCCTCGCCCTCGGTCCCGTCCTCGTCGGAGTAGCCGAAGACGCCGACGACGTCGAGGCGCGCCTGGACGAGGAAGCGCTCGAGCTCGGCCACGTCCTCCTCGGTCTCACCGGGGAAGCCGACGATGACGTTGGACCGGATCCCGGCCTCCGGCTGGCGCTCGCGCACCGAGCGGATCAGCCCGAGGAAGGAGTCCGTGTCCCCGAACCGGCGCATCCGGCGCAGCAACGGGCCGGAGGCGTGCTGGAAGGAGATGTCGTACCAGGGCACGACGCCCGGGATGCTGGCCATCGCCCGCAGCAGACCGGGACGGATCTCGGCGGGCTGCAGGTAGGACACGCGGACCCGGTCGACGCCGTCGATCGCGACGAGCTCGGGAAGCAGCTGCTCGAGCAGGTCGAGGTCGCCGAGGTCCTTGCCGTAGGACGTGGAGTTCTCGCTGACGAGGAAGAGCTCGCGCACCCCCTGGGAGGCCAGCCACCGCGCCTCGCCCACGACGTCGTTCGGTCGGCGGGAGACGAAGGCCCCGCGGAAGGTCGGGATGGCGCAGAAGGAGCAGCGGCGGTCGCAACCCGAGGCGATCTTCAGCGGCGCCCACGGTCGGTCGTCGAGACGTGCCCGGGGCAGGTCGCTCGCGCCGTGCCCGGGCATGGCCACGTCCTGGGCCGCGGCCTCACGCTCGACCGGTGAGATCGGCAGCAGGGTCCGGCGGTCGCCGGGCGTGTGCGCCTCGGGGGCGTGCCCGTCCAGGACCGCGCGCAGGTGGGTGGACATGTCGGCGTAGGAGTCGAAGCCGAGGACCGCGTCCGCCTCCGGCAGCTCGTCGGCGAGCTCCTTGCCGTAGCGCTCGGCCAGGCACCCGACGGCCACGACCTTCTGGGTGCGGCCGTGCTCACGCAGGTCGTTCGCCTCGAGGATCGCGTCGATCGAGTCCTTCTTGGCCTGCTCGATGAAGCCGCAGGTGTTGACCACGGCCACGTCGGCCGCCGCAGCATCCTCGACGAGGGTCCAGCCTCCGGCGGAGAGTCGGCCGGCGAGCTCCTCGGAGTCGACGTCGTTACGGGTGCACCCCAGGGTGACGAGGGCAACGCTTCGGGGCACGGACATGCCCCCTACTCTAGGCGGCCCGGGCCCGTGCTCCGTCCCGAACCCGCCGTCAGGAGCGCGAACGCATCACCGTCAGGGCCACCAGGCGGGAGATGACCATGGCCACGTAGAGCACGCCGGTGAGCTGCTCGATCATCGTCGCGGCGCGCGCATGGGGCTTGACCGGGATGACGTCGGACAGGCCGACGCTCGTGAGGTTCGCCCCGGAGAAGTACAGCAGCTCCAGGAAGGAGCGTCGGCCGCCGCTGCCTCCCCCGGCGAAGGAGTCCGGGACGAGGGTCTGGACAGCCACATAGAGGTAGGCGAAGGCGAAGAGGAGCACGGTGAACGCGGCCGCGACCGCGAAGAACTCGTCCTTGGTCACCCAGGTGTCGGCGAAGACGTACGCGATGAGTCCGTAGGCGATGTAGAAGTAGAAGACCGACAGGAGCAGGTGCGCGGAGAAGGTCACCGGGACGTTCTCGACGTCCATCACCGACCACACCTCGAGCAGGAA
Above is a window of Janibacter cremeus DNA encoding:
- the rimO gene encoding 30S ribosomal protein S12 methylthiotransferase RimO, with amino-acid sequence MSVPRSVALVTLGCTRNDVDSEELAGRLSAGGWTLVEDAAAADVAVVNTCGFIEQAKKDSIDAILEANDLREHGRTQKVVAVGCLAERYGKELADELPEADAVLGFDSYADMSTHLRAVLDGHAPEAHTPGDRRTLLPISPVEREAAAQDVAMPGHGASDLPRARLDDRPWAPLKIASGCDRRCSFCAIPTFRGAFVSRRPNDVVGEARWLASQGVRELFLVSENSTSYGKDLGDLDLLEQLLPELVAIDGVDRVRVSYLQPAEIRPGLLRAMASIPGVVPWYDISFQHASGPLLRRMRRFGDTDSFLGLIRSVRERQPEAGIRSNVIVGFPGETEEDVAELERFLVQARLDVVGVFGYSDEDGTEGEGLTGKVEPDVIAERVDRVTRLVEELTAQRAEERIGETVTVLVEEVDADTGEVSGRADHQGPDIDGATLLTGSLEGLLPGTIVTATVVGTEGIDLVAEVAA
- a CDS encoding ion channel, whose protein sequence is MTKAWYELDSRPTGINYWAAVVRKQPSAILVAIQLLAIVLLPWVESESWGRAAIAGISLIAVTFGIWTVRSTPALTWLALLIGFPAFLLEVWSVMDVENVPVTFSAHLLLSVFYFYIAYGLIAYVFADTWVTKDEFFAVAAAFTVLLFAFAYLYVAVQTLVPDSFAGGGSGGRRSFLELLYFSGANLTSVGLSDVIPVKPHARAATMIEQLTGVLYVAMVISRLVALTVMRSRS
- a CDS encoding CinA family protein — its product is MGADPPPGAGGLLESLAARGWSLGTAESLTGGLLAATLVAVPGASRVFHGSVVAYDPGLKIEVLGVEADLVDRVGTVHREVASQMALGACRVLGVDVAIATTGVAGPGPSEGHPAGTVWLACATPTGVTARLLALTGDRARVRGAAVEAALDLGHEVTLSG
- the pgsA gene encoding CDP-diacylglycerol--glycerol-3-phosphate 3-phosphatidyltransferase, which gives rise to MTNDRTPSTEAGTTAAEPSPWNLPNALTVLRILLVPVFVWLVLRHGGDDTASRWWAWGVFAVAIITDRIDGDLARAKGLVTTFGKVADPIADKALTGAGFITLAMIDEIPWWVTVIILARELGITAVRFWVIRHGVMPASRGGKIKTFLQALAIGLFVMPLHTFPLEDLFRLLAGGVLLAALLVTIATGVDYVVKALKLRTTSDRARMKRDRKAAGGR
- a CDS encoding helix-turn-helix domain-containing protein, which codes for MVLLREELGDVLRSARRARGSTLRDISARASVSLGYLSEIERGEKEASSELVASICQALDLPMSVVFTEIAHRADRAERASAPVALPVANRDETVVPAA